The following are encoded together in the Bacillus sp. NP157 genome:
- a CDS encoding protein-glutamate O-methyltransferase CheR, with protein MSAESDLFDLELKVLLEAVYLRYHYDFRHYAVSSLRRRMRHAMSRYGLERLSDLQHRVIHEPAFFAEAMQYFTVQVSEMFRDPSYFAALREHAVPVLKTYPSIKVWVAGCSTGEEVWSMAILLEEEGLLERTVIYATDINPRALEAAESGVYALDRMATFSRNYQAAGGHRSLSDYFTTGYGGAVFDRRLRRQVVFADHSLATDAVFSEVHLVSCRNVLIYFNRDLQDRAVGLFHDSLVRRGFLGLGAKESLQFGAHAGDFEATAPQQRLYRKVGG; from the coding sequence ATGTCAGCCGAATCGGACCTGTTCGACTTGGAGCTAAAGGTACTGCTGGAAGCGGTCTACCTGCGCTACCACTACGACTTCCGCCATTACGCGGTGAGCTCGCTGCGCCGGCGCATGCGCCATGCCATGTCGCGTTACGGCCTTGAGCGCCTGAGCGACCTGCAGCATCGGGTGATCCACGAGCCGGCCTTTTTCGCCGAGGCCATGCAGTACTTCACGGTGCAGGTCTCGGAGATGTTCCGCGACCCGTCCTATTTCGCCGCGCTGCGCGAGCATGCCGTGCCGGTGCTGAAGACCTATCCATCGATCAAGGTCTGGGTCGCCGGTTGCAGCACCGGCGAAGAAGTGTGGTCGATGGCAATCCTGCTCGAAGAAGAAGGCCTGCTCGAACGCACGGTGATCTACGCCACCGACATCAATCCGCGTGCGCTGGAAGCAGCGGAAAGCGGCGTCTACGCGCTGGACCGGATGGCGACGTTCAGCCGCAACTACCAGGCGGCCGGCGGCCATCGCTCGCTCTCGGACTACTTCACCACCGGCTACGGCGGCGCCGTGTTCGACCGCCGCCTGCGCCGCCAGGTGGTGTTCGCCGACCACAGCCTCGCCACTGATGCGGTGTTCTCCGAGGTGCACCTGGTTTCGTGCCGCAACGTGCTGATCTATTTCAACCGTGACCTGCAGGACCGTGCCGTGGGCCTGTTCCACGATTCGCTGGTCCGCCGCGGCTTCCTTGGCCTCGGTGCGAAGGAATCGCTGCAATTTGGCGCGCACGCGGGCGATTTCGAAGCGACCGCACCGCAGCAGCGGCTGTATCGCAAGGTGGGCGGATGA
- a CDS encoding carbohydrate kinase family protein: MAVSPMKPWDVAVVGEIFADHVFTGFPHWPRPGEEVVADGYVRELGGGSVNTACGLSRLGRRVRLVGLIGDADFDWFEHRLGEFGVGMGGIRLEGDGTGITVSVSMRDDRTFFTYPGANRGLAELLGVPAVIADLAAARHVHFAMPLSRELAEAILPVLRASGCSISLDVGHSPGWLRDPANVATIREIDLFLPNAAEAALLCGDASPEAYIAWALDNGLPRAVLKQGAQGALVAAEGTLASVPPPRIEVVDTTGAGDAFNAGLIDGWLDNEPPGRALERACICGALCSTAAGALAALPHSPQLRTLREQTYRS; the protein is encoded by the coding sequence TCGCGGTCGTCGGGGAAATCTTCGCCGACCACGTGTTCACCGGCTTCCCGCACTGGCCACGGCCAGGCGAAGAAGTCGTGGCGGACGGCTACGTACGCGAGCTCGGTGGCGGCAGCGTCAACACCGCATGCGGGCTATCTCGGCTGGGCCGGCGCGTGCGCCTGGTCGGCCTGATCGGCGACGCCGACTTCGACTGGTTCGAACACCGGCTCGGTGAGTTCGGCGTCGGCATGGGCGGGATCCGCCTGGAGGGTGACGGCACGGGAATCACGGTCAGCGTATCGATGCGCGATGACCGTACGTTCTTCACCTACCCGGGCGCGAACCGCGGCCTGGCGGAACTACTCGGCGTGCCCGCAGTGATCGCCGACCTCGCCGCGGCACGCCATGTGCATTTCGCGATGCCGTTGTCGCGCGAACTGGCCGAGGCGATCCTGCCGGTGCTCCGCGCAAGCGGCTGCAGCATCTCGCTCGACGTCGGCCATTCGCCTGGCTGGCTGCGCGATCCCGCCAACGTGGCGACGATCCGCGAGATCGACCTGTTCCTGCCGAACGCGGCCGAGGCCGCGCTGCTGTGCGGCGACGCGTCGCCCGAGGCCTACATCGCATGGGCGCTCGATAACGGGCTGCCCCGTGCCGTGCTCAAGCAGGGCGCGCAGGGCGCGCTGGTGGCCGCCGAGGGCACGCTGGCGAGCGTGCCACCGCCGCGGATCGAGGTGGTCGATACCACCGGCGCCGGCGACGCCTTCAATGCCGGCCTCATCGATGGCTGGCTGGACAACGAACCCCCTGGCCGTGCGCTCGAGCGCGCCTGCATCTGCGGTGCGCTGTGCAGCACGGCCGCCGGCGCCCTCGCGGCGCTGCCCCATTCCCCCCAGTTAAGGACCCTTCGTGAACAGACGTACCGATCGTAA
- a CDS encoding response regulator yields MSQKQLARDRSIWTAVVVILAATLGIDVVTPLGYSVWCFYFLAVGLTLFQSRRDIPLIVALVASVLVVIGFKLSPPSAAAGFALPNRAMGVASLWIIAVVVSQALRARHAAERMLWLQEGHNAVAHALRGEQSPDEVGAHAVRALCARLDAQVGALYRVQGDRLILSGGVGLPDDQPLSLPRKGGLLGDSMADGNVRRVGGLTGHHLVVASSMGRTPAAEAFFVPVTAAGRPVGVIELGRSGDTPIHDAVLELLERTGETIGVALRTASLRQRQDELLEETQRQGEELQTQQEELRVSNEELEEQTRNLQLSHASLEAQQAELEQTNVQLEERTHELERQRATLVGAQADLARNARSLEATSRYKSEFVANMSHELRTPLNSSLILAKLLVDNKDGNLSDEQVRYAGAIHASNNDLLTLINDILDLSRIEAGHVEIVAEPLSVDGVLARLRETFDPLAGQKGLSLRLETAPGAPVQLNGDEQRLRQVLKNLVANAVKFTERGEVALRVEAAPGQRVRFTVSDTGIGIDAAQKDVIFEAFRQADGSTSRKFGGSGLGLSISRDLARRMGGDITVASEPGQGSTFTLELPVDGSAHASEPPAAAPAQVASFMAPPRSAPAAAAPSAPSPSPASVPSVPDDRTSRQRPGRLILAVEDDVVFARALVDLAHDLDFDCIVAGTADEALSLAATHSPSGVLLDLGLPDVSGLSVLERLKRNPATRHIPVHVVSATEHAQVAMELGAIGHLLKPATREHLVDAIAQLEDRHQRSMRRLLIVEDDASLRDNLTLLLSRDQLEIVAVGSIRDALDQLATATFDCLVMDLVLPDGSGYDLLAHMAASEAFAFPPVIVYTGRSLTREEEQQLRRYSKSIIIKGARSPERLLDEVTLFLHSVEASLPSDQQRLLREARKRDAMLDGRTVLLAEDDVRNIFALTSVLEPLGLRLEIARNGREAIERLEATEVDLVLMDIMMPEMDGLAAMRHIRADRRWTDLPIIALTAKAMADDRERCIEAGANDYIAKPIDIDKLVSLCRVWCSRR; encoded by the coding sequence ATGAGCCAGAAGCAGTTAGCCCGCGATCGCAGCATCTGGACCGCGGTCGTCGTCATCCTTGCCGCGACGCTCGGCATCGATGTCGTGACCCCGCTCGGCTACTCGGTGTGGTGTTTCTACTTCCTAGCCGTCGGGCTCACCCTGTTCCAGTCACGCCGCGATATCCCACTGATCGTCGCGCTGGTCGCCTCGGTCCTGGTCGTGATCGGCTTCAAGCTGTCGCCGCCATCGGCAGCCGCGGGTTTCGCGCTACCCAATCGCGCAATGGGCGTTGCGTCGCTGTGGATCATCGCCGTGGTGGTGAGCCAGGCCCTGCGCGCCCGCCATGCGGCCGAGCGGATGCTGTGGCTACAAGAGGGCCATAACGCGGTGGCGCACGCCCTGCGCGGTGAGCAGAGCCCGGACGAAGTCGGTGCCCATGCGGTGCGCGCGCTGTGCGCCCGGCTCGACGCCCAGGTCGGCGCGCTGTACCGCGTGCAGGGCGACCGGCTGATACTGAGCGGCGGCGTCGGCCTGCCGGACGATCAGCCGCTCTCACTGCCGCGCAAGGGTGGCCTGCTCGGCGACAGCATGGCCGATGGCAACGTGCGGCGCGTGGGCGGCCTGACCGGCCATCATCTCGTCGTCGCCTCGTCGATGGGCCGCACGCCGGCCGCCGAGGCGTTCTTCGTCCCGGTGACGGCGGCGGGCCGGCCGGTCGGCGTCATCGAACTGGGTCGCAGTGGCGACACGCCGATCCATGATGCCGTGCTCGAGCTGCTCGAACGTACCGGTGAAACCATCGGCGTCGCGCTGCGTACGGCTTCGCTGCGCCAGCGCCAGGACGAGCTGCTCGAAGAGACCCAGCGCCAGGGCGAGGAATTGCAGACCCAGCAGGAAGAGCTGCGCGTCTCCAACGAAGAGCTCGAAGAGCAGACCCGTAACCTGCAGCTTTCGCACGCCTCGCTCGAGGCCCAGCAGGCCGAGCTGGAACAGACCAACGTGCAGCTGGAAGAGCGCACGCACGAACTCGAGCGCCAGCGCGCGACCCTGGTCGGCGCCCAGGCCGACCTCGCCCGCAATGCGCGTTCGCTGGAAGCCACCAGCCGCTACAAGTCCGAATTCGTCGCCAACATGTCGCATGAGCTGCGCACGCCGCTGAACAGCTCGCTTATCCTGGCCAAGCTGCTGGTCGACAACAAGGACGGCAACCTCAGCGACGAACAGGTTCGCTATGCGGGTGCCATCCATGCCTCCAACAACGACCTGCTCACGCTGATCAACGACATCCTCGACCTGTCGCGGATCGAAGCCGGGCACGTCGAGATCGTTGCCGAGCCGTTGTCCGTGGATGGCGTACTCGCCCGCCTGCGCGAGACCTTCGATCCGCTGGCGGGGCAGAAGGGCCTGTCGTTGCGTCTTGAGACCGCGCCCGGCGCGCCGGTGCAGCTCAACGGCGACGAACAGCGGCTGCGCCAGGTGTTGAAGAACCTGGTTGCCAACGCGGTGAAGTTCACCGAACGCGGCGAAGTCGCCTTGCGCGTGGAAGCCGCGCCGGGCCAGCGCGTCCGCTTCACCGTGTCCGACACCGGCATCGGCATCGATGCGGCGCAGAAGGACGTGATCTTCGAGGCGTTCCGCCAGGCCGACGGCAGCACCAGCCGCAAATTCGGCGGTTCAGGCCTTGGGCTGTCGATCTCGCGCGACCTTGCCCGGCGCATGGGTGGCGACATCACCGTCGCCAGCGAACCGGGGCAGGGCAGCACCTTCACCCTGGAGTTGCCGGTCGACGGAAGCGCCCATGCGAGCGAGCCGCCGGCCGCCGCACCGGCACAGGTCGCTTCCTTCATGGCGCCGCCACGCAGCGCGCCAGCCGCAGCCGCCCCGTCGGCGCCGTCGCCGTCGCCGGCCAGCGTCCCCAGCGTGCCCGACGACCGCACGTCACGGCAGCGCCCCGGCCGCCTGATCCTGGCCGTGGAAGACGACGTGGTGTTCGCCCGCGCGCTGGTCGACCTGGCCCACGACCTCGATTTCGACTGCATCGTGGCGGGCACCGCGGACGAAGCGCTCAGCCTCGCGGCCACGCATTCGCCCAGCGGCGTGCTGCTTGACCTCGGCCTGCCCGATGTCTCGGGCCTCAGCGTGCTGGAACGGCTCAAGCGCAACCCGGCGACGCGGCACATCCCCGTGCACGTGGTCTCGGCGACGGAACACGCACAGGTCGCCATGGAACTCGGTGCGATCGGCCACCTGCTGAAGCCGGCCACACGCGAACACCTGGTCGACGCCATCGCCCAGCTGGAAGATCGCCACCAGCGCAGCATGCGCCGCCTGCTGATCGTCGAGGACGACGCCTCCCTGCGCGACAACCTCACCCTGCTGCTGTCGCGCGACCAGCTCGAGATCGTGGCCGTGGGCAGCATCCGCGACGCGCTCGACCAGCTGGCCACGGCGACCTTCGACTGCCTGGTGATGGACCTGGTGCTGCCCGATGGCAGCGGCTACGACCTGCTTGCGCACATGGCGGCCAGCGAAGCGTTCGCGTTCCCGCCGGTGATCGTCTACACCGGCCGCTCGCTCACCCGCGAGGAAGAGCAGCAGCTGCGCCGTTATTCCAAGAGCATCATCATCAAGGGGGCGCGTTCCCCGGAGCGCCTGCTCGACGAAGTGACCCTGTTCCTGCACAGCGTCGAGGCTTCGCTGCCTTCCGACCAGCAGCGCCTCTTGCGCGAGGCACGCAAGCGCGACGCGATGCTCGACGGGCGTACCGTGCTGCTCGCCGAGGACGACGTGCGCAACATCTTCGCGCTGACCAGCGTGCTGGAACCGCTCGGCCTGCGCCTGGAGATCGCGCGCAATGGACGCGAAGCGATCGAACGGCTGGAAGCCACCGAAGTGGACCTGGTGCTGATGGACATCATGATGCCGGAGATGGATGGGCTGGCCGCGATGCGCCACATCCGCGCCGACCGCCGCTGGACGGACCTGCCGATCATCGCTCTGACCGCCAAGGCGATGGCGGACGACCGTGAGCGCTGCATCGAAGCCGGGGCCAACGATTACATCGCCAAGCCGATCGACATCGACAAGCTGGTGTCGCTGTGTCGCGTGTGGTGCTCGAGGCGATGA
- a CDS encoding DUF1080 domain-containing protein, which translates to MLRACSKALALACLIALPVHAADSPNTLSDAERGQGYKLLFDGKSLAGWHSFQQKGTGKDWSVADGAIRLDRDLKAPDADFADLVTDGEYENFDLKLEWKMTACADAGIMFNVSEAPKYRNTWETGPELQVADLVCTKPDSYTLYERSGDLFDLISSDIESVREHGNWNQVEIIVDHGHVQFFQNGHKTVDTTLWTPEWNALVAKTKFAKMPGFAKFQRGHISLQGGEDKGTPPIQIWFRSIRIKQLG; encoded by the coding sequence ATGCTGCGTGCGTGTTCGAAGGCCCTAGCCCTCGCCTGCCTCATCGCCCTCCCCGTCCACGCGGCCGACTCGCCGAACACGCTTTCGGATGCCGAGCGCGGCCAGGGCTACAAGCTGCTTTTCGACGGCAAGAGCCTCGCCGGCTGGCACTCCTTCCAGCAGAAAGGCACGGGCAAGGACTGGAGCGTCGCCGACGGCGCCATCCGCCTGGACCGCGACCTGAAGGCACCGGATGCGGATTTCGCCGACCTCGTCACCGATGGCGAATACGAGAACTTCGACCTGAAGCTCGAGTGGAAGATGACCGCCTGCGCCGACGCCGGCATCATGTTCAACGTCAGCGAAGCGCCGAAGTATCGCAATACCTGGGAAACCGGCCCGGAACTGCAGGTCGCCGACCTGGTCTGCACCAAGCCCGACAGCTACACGCTCTACGAGCGCTCGGGCGACCTGTTCGACCTGATCTCGTCGGACATCGAAAGCGTTCGCGAGCACGGCAACTGGAACCAGGTCGAGATCATCGTCGACCACGGCCACGTGCAGTTCTTCCAGAACGGACACAAGACGGTCGACACGACGCTCTGGACGCCCGAATGGAATGCGCTGGTGGCGAAGACCAAGTTCGCGAAGATGCCCGGCTTCGCGAAGTTCCAGCGTGGCCACATCTCCCTGCAGGGCGGCGAGGACAAGGGCACGCCGCCGATCCAGATCTGGTTCCGCAGCATCCGGATCAAACAGCTAGGCTGA
- a CDS encoding CHAD domain-containing protein codes for MPPNTVKPSIPTALALFASRECRTIARALANTKDRHGGIHAARKGLRRLKSLLRLGADVFGEPLADIEARIGKLARGLSPLRDAHVAVTLAHGLAGPRPSPAWAAAIRTLENRRDGRLVEALHKDPRFLKRRHEVRDIGDLIEKLPWRSVKRGLLEEVLKAGHRRVERAGKRVRKDAAPASLHRWRRRARRLRMQLQYWRRVLRAAGKPAPHHAKQDKAATRAMAKLSDALGAKQDLRSLRSHLRALREPALTAPLVEQVGVALKQYRKVA; via the coding sequence ATGCCTCCGAATACCGTGAAGCCCAGCATTCCTACCGCCCTGGCCCTGTTCGCCTCGCGCGAATGCCGGACCATCGCACGCGCCCTGGCCAACACCAAGGACCGCCACGGCGGGATCCACGCGGCGCGTAAGGGCCTGCGGCGGCTGAAGAGCCTGCTGCGGCTGGGCGCGGATGTCTTCGGCGAGCCACTGGCTGACATCGAAGCGCGGATCGGCAAGCTGGCCCGCGGCCTGTCGCCCCTGCGCGACGCCCACGTCGCGGTGACCCTCGCCCATGGCCTGGCTGGGCCGCGCCCGTCGCCTGCATGGGCCGCCGCGATCAGGACGTTGGAAAATAGACGCGACGGCCGCCTGGTCGAGGCCCTGCACAAGGATCCGCGGTTCCTCAAGCGCAGGCATGAGGTGCGCGACATCGGCGACCTCATCGAAAAGCTGCCGTGGCGGTCGGTCAAGCGCGGGCTGCTGGAAGAGGTGCTGAAGGCCGGCCATCGCCGCGTCGAGCGCGCTGGCAAGCGCGTGCGCAAGGATGCCGCGCCGGCCAGCCTGCACCGTTGGCGTCGGCGTGCCCGGAGGCTGCGAATGCAGTTGCAGTACTGGCGCCGGGTCCTGCGTGCCGCCGGCAAGCCGGCGCCGCATCACGCGAAGCAGGACAAGGCCGCTACCCGTGCCATGGCGAAGCTGTCCGACGCCCTTGGTGCGAAACAGGACCTGCGCTCGCTGCGCTCGCACCTCAGGGCCCTGCGCGAACCCGCCTTGACGGCGCCGCTGGTCGAACAGGTCGGCGTGGCGCTCAAGCAGTACCGCAAGGTCGCCTGA
- a CDS encoding LysR family transcriptional regulator — translation MLSEDELALLEAIRETGSLSRAAARLGKAPSTLSHAARQLEDRFDALLFDRRRYRLQLTPAGQLLANEAARLMQDVSRLAQRVKQVAGGWEDRLAIVTDELLEFDLLFPSIRAFDALGSGVRLRFTHEVLGGTWEALRDGRADLVVGATNEPPAIPKLRWHELGVMEWAFAVSPRHPLGKAKEPLDADAVARHRAIVVADSSRGSTRGYGTLGGQPTLAVPSMRAKILAQRDGLGVGWVPRQRAKALLDSGELVEKRMADPREPNTLYVAWRGDTEGRALAWWIEQFRQPRLAKRLIHGLPVA, via the coding sequence ATGTTGTCGGAGGACGAACTGGCCTTGCTCGAGGCCATCCGCGAGACGGGCAGCCTGTCGCGTGCCGCGGCCCGGCTGGGCAAGGCACCCTCGACCTTGTCGCACGCCGCGCGGCAGCTGGAAGACCGGTTCGACGCCCTGCTTTTCGATCGCCGCCGTTACCGCCTGCAACTCACGCCTGCCGGCCAGTTGCTCGCCAATGAAGCCGCGCGACTGATGCAGGACGTGTCGCGGCTGGCCCAACGCGTCAAGCAGGTCGCTGGCGGATGGGAAGACCGGCTCGCCATCGTCACCGACGAGCTGCTCGAGTTCGACCTGCTGTTCCCCTCGATCCGCGCGTTCGACGCACTGGGCTCGGGGGTACGCCTGCGTTTTACGCATGAAGTGCTGGGCGGCACCTGGGAAGCCTTGCGCGACGGCCGTGCCGACCTCGTCGTCGGCGCCACCAACGAGCCGCCCGCCATCCCGAAGCTGCGCTGGCACGAGCTCGGCGTCATGGAATGGGCGTTCGCCGTCTCGCCGCGCCATCCGCTGGGCAAGGCGAAGGAACCACTGGACGCCGATGCGGTGGCCAGGCACCGTGCGATCGTCGTGGCGGATTCATCGCGTGGCAGCACGCGCGGCTACGGCACGCTGGGCGGTCAGCCGACGCTGGCGGTGCCGAGCATGCGTGCCAAGATCCTCGCCCAACGCGACGGCCTGGGCGTCGGGTGGGTGCCCCGCCAGCGGGCGAAGGCATTGCTCGATAGCGGTGAGCTGGTCGAGAAGCGGATGGCCGATCCGCGCGAGCCGAATACCCTGTACGTGGCCTGGCGCGGCGATACCGAAGGCCGTGCACTGGCCTGGTGGATCGAACAGTTCCGCCAGCCACGGCTGGCCAAGCGCCTGATCCACGGCCTGCCGGTCGCCTGA
- the bla gene encoding class A beta-lactamase — protein MFIQLLRGTALALVASTALAAAPPPAPASLQNGLQAIANKASPGTMGIMVLDLKTHATTRVNADRPYLMMSVFKAPIAAAVLARVDAGTLALDRKVRLVPADIVDGSAVPSVGAQLKAGPRDYSVDELLHAAVTQSDNTAVDALLRLLGGGAEATRYLTGKGVRGMRIDMGERDLATQFTEKSVAAVLASHVNSTTPDGAVDFLRMLQEGKLLSPASTTKLLGMMTAQVIPNRIRAGLPTGFQLADKTGTSGSRDGRMAAFNDIGIVTAPNGDKRVVVVFLADAPATPEQATAWFAEVGGLVAADMQK, from the coding sequence ATGTTCATCCAGCTGCTCCGCGGCACCGCGCTTGCCCTCGTCGCCTCAACCGCCCTGGCCGCCGCGCCGCCGCCGGCACCGGCGTCCCTGCAAAATGGTCTCCAGGCCATCGCCAACAAGGCGAGCCCGGGCACGATGGGCATCATGGTGCTGGACCTGAAGACGCACGCGACTACCCGCGTCAACGCCGATCGCCCCTACCTGATGATGAGCGTGTTCAAGGCGCCGATCGCCGCGGCCGTGCTTGCGAGGGTCGACGCGGGAACCCTCGCGCTCGATCGGAAGGTCCGGCTGGTTCCCGCCGACATTGTCGACGGTTCGGCCGTGCCATCAGTCGGCGCGCAGCTGAAGGCAGGTCCGCGCGACTACAGCGTGGACGAACTGCTCCATGCCGCGGTGACGCAGAGCGACAACACGGCGGTGGACGCCCTGCTCCGCCTGCTCGGCGGCGGCGCCGAAGCTACCCGGTACCTCACCGGCAAAGGCGTACGCGGCATGCGCATCGACATGGGCGAACGCGACCTGGCCACCCAGTTCACCGAGAAGAGCGTCGCGGCGGTGCTCGCCAGCCACGTCAACAGCACGACGCCCGATGGCGCGGTGGACTTCCTGCGCATGCTGCAGGAAGGCAAGCTGCTCTCGCCGGCCTCCACCACGAAGCTGCTGGGCATGATGACCGCGCAGGTGATTCCCAACCGCATCCGCGCCGGCCTGCCCACCGGCTTCCAGCTGGCCGACAAGACCGGCACCAGCGGCAGTCGCGATGGCCGCATGGCGGCATTCAACGACATCGGCATCGTCACGGCGCCGAATGGCGACAAGCGCGTGGTCGTGGTTTTCCTCGCCGACGCACCGGCCACGCCCGAACAGGCGACGGCCTGGTTCGCCGAGGTCGGTGGCCTCGTCGCCGCCGACATGCAGAAGTAA
- a CDS encoding hybrid sensor histidine kinase/response regulator, which translates to MNLSMTLPDEPVAQRELANILIVDDVPQNLIAMEALLSRDDIRILKASSGPEALELLLVQDVALALLDVQMPEMDGFVLAELMRGSQRTRDVPIIFLTASPNDPARSFKGYETGAVDFLHKPIDPRVIQGKVDVFVELYQQRQQLKAQNARLERALQLNEAMIAVLTHDLRTPLSAITLCADRIREEVGDGPLARTAHHVESSARRMARMIDQLLDFSRIRSGVVVLDLANHDLGALAQATTEEIRQAHPTRSIDLHVTGNTLGYFDSTRVGQVVSNLLGNAVQYALGSAPIELSVDGTDAASLSIVLRNAGALPPNLVQRIFEPFKGNFHQSRGLGLGLYIVDQFVRAHGGSVTAANVADGVEFVVRMPRNAVR; encoded by the coding sequence ATGAACCTGTCGATGACCCTCCCGGACGAACCGGTGGCGCAGCGCGAGCTGGCGAACATCCTGATCGTGGATGACGTGCCGCAGAACCTGATCGCGATGGAGGCGCTGCTCTCTCGCGACGACATCCGCATCCTCAAGGCCTCCTCGGGGCCCGAAGCGCTGGAACTGTTGCTGGTGCAGGACGTGGCGCTGGCCCTGCTCGACGTGCAGATGCCGGAGATGGACGGCTTCGTACTGGCCGAGCTGATGCGCGGTTCGCAGCGCACGCGCGACGTGCCGATCATCTTCCTGACCGCATCGCCGAACGATCCGGCCCGTTCGTTCAAGGGCTACGAAACCGGTGCGGTGGACTTCCTGCACAAGCCGATCGACCCGCGGGTGATCCAGGGCAAGGTGGACGTGTTCGTCGAGCTCTATCAGCAGCGGCAGCAGCTGAAGGCGCAGAACGCCCGGCTGGAGCGCGCGCTGCAGCTCAACGAAGCAATGATCGCCGTGCTCACCCACGACCTGCGCACGCCGCTGTCGGCGATCACGCTGTGTGCCGATCGCATCCGCGAGGAGGTGGGTGACGGCCCGCTGGCGCGTACCGCGCACCATGTGGAATCCAGCGCCCGGCGCATGGCGCGGATGATCGACCAGTTGCTGGATTTTTCGCGGATCCGTTCGGGCGTGGTCGTGCTCGACCTGGCCAACCACGACCTGGGCGCACTGGCCCAGGCGACCACCGAAGAAATCCGCCAGGCCCATCCCACCCGTTCGATCGATCTCCACGTGACGGGCAACACGCTGGGTTACTTCGACTCGACCCGCGTAGGCCAGGTGGTCTCCAACCTGCTCGGCAACGCGGTGCAGTACGCCCTCGGCAGCGCGCCGATCGAACTGAGCGTGGACGGCACCGATGCCGCGTCGCTGTCGATCGTCCTGCGTAATGCGGGCGCGCTTCCGCCCAACCTCGTCCAGCGCATCTTCGAACCGTTCAAGGGCAACTTCCACCAGAGCCGCGGGCTGGGCCTGGGTTTGTACATCGTCGATCAGTTCGTCCGCGCCCACGGCGGCAGCGTCACCGCGGCGAACGTCGCCGATGGCGTGGAATTCGTCGTACGGATGCCGCGTAACGCCGTGCGTTAA
- a CDS encoding chemotaxis protein CheB: MSASWPQAVVIGASAGGVHALRELLACLPVGFGAPVLVVQHIPRDRPSGLAALLDDTCALPVAEAQDKQPLCPGVVLFAPPDYHLLVEDRETVALSRDEAVLYSRPAIDPLFESAAEVFGDGLLAILLTGASSDGSAGLAAVRREGGIAWVQDPDEAVAPTMPASAIAHAGADAIATLGELCRRLGELR; this comes from the coding sequence ATGAGCGCGAGCTGGCCCCAGGCCGTGGTGATCGGTGCTTCCGCCGGGGGCGTGCACGCCCTGCGCGAGTTGCTCGCCTGCCTGCCGGTCGGTTTCGGCGCGCCGGTGCTGGTCGTGCAACACATCCCGCGTGACCGTCCCAGTGGCCTTGCCGCGCTGCTGGACGACACCTGCGCGCTGCCGGTGGCGGAGGCCCAGGACAAGCAACCGCTGTGCCCGGGCGTGGTGCTGTTCGCACCGCCGGACTACCACCTGCTGGTCGAGGATCGGGAGACCGTGGCGTTGTCGCGCGACGAAGCCGTGCTGTACTCACGGCCTGCGATCGACCCCCTGTTTGAATCCGCCGCCGAGGTCTTTGGCGACGGCCTGCTTGCCATCCTCCTCACCGGCGCGAGCAGCGACGGTAGCGCGGGGCTGGCAGCCGTACGCCGCGAAGGCGGCATCGCCTGGGTCCAGGACCCGGACGAAGCCGTTGCGCCCACCATGCCGGCATCCGCGATTGCGCATGCCGGTGCCGATGCCATTGCTACCCTTGGCGAGCTCTGCCGCCGCCTTGGAGAACTCCGTTGA